One genomic segment of Carassius auratus strain Wakin chromosome 29, ASM336829v1, whole genome shotgun sequence includes these proteins:
- the cradd gene encoding death domain-containing protein CRADD yields MDPKHKRLLRSQRLFLAEELLVDDMIIQYLYQEEILTESHLEEIRSESSNRKKTLKLLDILPTRGSHAFHRFIQSLEKDFPWIKDKLLGLCAEDSEPPLPCFSVQCGVPDHILPTVPTSQHLNRLAAHLGSEWKSVLLDLGLSSADLYRCCADQPLSVQSQVLAALVMWTQRNGREATVRRLLQSLQAADIPPSVLQQVFV; encoded by the exons ATGGACCCAAAACACAAAAGACTGCTCCGATCTCAGCGACTTTTTCTAGCCGAGGAGCTATTAGTGGACGACATGATCATACAGTATTTATACCAGGAGGAGATCTTAACGGAGAGTCATTTAGAGGAGATTAGATCGGAGTCGTCTAACAGGAAAAAAACGCTCAAGCTGCTGGATATTCTGCCAACGCGGGGTTCGCACGCCTTTCATCGCTTTATTCAGTCATTAGAGAAAGATTTTCCCTGGATCAAAGACAAATTACTGGGACTTTGTGCTGAAGACAGCGAGCCTCCTCTTCCGTGCTTCTCAG tTCAGTGTGGTGTTCCCGACCACATCCTTCCGACTGTTCCAACCTCGCAGCATCTGAACCGCTTGGCCGCTCATCTGGGTTCAGAGTGGAAGTCTGTGCTGCTGGACCTGGGTCTGTCCTCAGCGGATCTGTACCGCTGCTGCGCTGACCAGCCCCTCTCGGTTCAGAGTCAGGTGCTCGCTGCGCTGGTGATGTGGACGCAGAGGAACGGAAGAGAAGCCACGGTGCGGCGGCTGCTCCAGAGCCTGCAGGCCGCAGACATCCCGCCCTCTGTCCTCCAACAGGTGTTTGTGTGA